The window CGACGAGCGAGACGAGGTACCGCCGATCGGTCGACTCGCCGGGACCGAGCGCGTCGCGGATCGCGTCGGTCTCCGCGGGCGGCAGCTCGAACTCGGCGTACAACGTGTCGCGCCCGGGCTCGATGAACTCGAGCGCGGCCGACTTGTCCCAGACGGTGAAGCCGTCGCCGAGGACCCGCCGGAGCATCGTCATGTACACCGGGTCGATCGCGGCGTAGAGGCTCCCGCCGAAGATCGTGCCGACCGCGTTGCGGGTGCGCCAGGTGAACGGCACCCTGATCCGCACGAACCGCCAGTCGGCGCCGATGTGGTCGACGCGGGCGCCGGTCCCGCGATAGGAGGGCAGGAGGTTGAAGCCGTGGCGCCACAGCCGGGTCCGGAGGCTCTCCGCCGGCGGGTCTTCGCGGAGGGGGCGGGGATCGGGGTCGCGGTCGACGCCGGTCGGCGAGTCGGTCACGACTCGGAGGCACCGCGCCGACGACAAACCCGTGTCGGAACCGGCGACAACGCGCCCGGGGTTGTCGACATCGACGTCGGACGTTTATTTAAACCGACCGCGGTGGTGCGCACCTGCGAGCGCCCACCGGGCGCGAGCAGCCTGCGCGAGGGAGTCGGTCGTCCGGAGCAGCGCGGAGGACGACCGACGAGGCTGGGGAGGTATGAGGTGCGGTCCCGCGAGCAACGCGAGCGGGAGCACGGAAGTCGCAGCCCGCGCAGCGAACGCAGTGAGCGAGCAGGAACGTCTTCCGGCGGTGGCTGTCCGGGGCGGGACTCGAAGGGGCAGTCGCGAGGACTGCGCAGGCGACGCAAGCACTGGAGGGAGCGAGCGGCGCGAGCGACCGAAGCGCGCAGCGAGCGTGCGCAGTCCTCGCGACTGGGGCTTCGGAGGCGTTCGCCGTCGATCCAGTATCACTCATTTATAAGCAAGCGACTGGGGCTTCGGAGGCGTTCGCCGTCGATCCAGTATCACTCATTTATAAGTAAGCGACTGGGGCTTCTGAAGCGCTTCCGTCGGTCTCGCTTCCATCCGATCCCGCCCCCGCTCTCACGTAGGCGGC is drawn from Halorubrum sp. CBA1229 and contains these coding sequences:
- a CDS encoding DUF4442 domain-containing protein; amino-acid sequence: MTDSPTGVDRDPDPRPLREDPPAESLRTRLWRHGFNLLPSYRGTGARVDHIGADWRFVRIRVPFTWRTRNAVGTIFGGSLYAAIDPVYMTMLRRVLGDGFTVWDKSAALEFIEPGRDTLYAEFELPPAETDAIRDALGPGESTDRRYLVSLVDEAGTVHAACEKTLYVRRDA